One segment of Radiobacillus kanasensis DNA contains the following:
- a CDS encoding EAL domain-containing protein, with protein sequence MNQITFSKRLLGFILLTIVGSYLFIFLERDSPGTFLYNAGTFLYTVIPLGASFILLIASRKSHKKEKNFWLFLSLGYFSSFLAILVWDYYDFVRDVDVPFPGIPDLFYMIQYVFFFSALLYRVKAGKSRSLFTRQIIDILIVMLVAIAFSWSFLVQPIVTNPQFAGMYQFVSMGYAIGDIGLLILAFSILIMSPTMIQRNSLIFIFMGLIVQAVADSIYVYLQASVSYTSWSYIDPLYLFAYMLIGFAGYNRIKLGNSECLFMGTDSRMKMSSTFRLLIPYGALVALSIFVLTSEDHHNHLILITSVMSMCLIILRQVLTIIESKQFLRQYEQKEKELNFNEQRFRSLFDHNEDAVISLDRVGRINSINERAIQLSGYQPHEIISERLMNLLMEKDVGRIRRLFRVAICGKSTSAEVKVILHDQEEKSLFVTLVPIFIDEKVKGVFCIARDITENKKNEEKISFLAYHDPLTNLPNRRLFEEKLSKAIENAKQKNTTLATLFIDLDFFKVINDHFGHETGDIILVQVARRIQGTLLPQDMVMRHAGDEFIVMLMDRQTEHEVEQVARKISERISEPFIVGRHEIRVTSSIGISLLSDEVSDPEKLIRNADIAMYRSKGQGKNQYCFYEEEKEEQSSRDLTIEKELGTVLQTNQLTVYYQPQLNIMDGNIVGMEALVRWIHPELGMISPNEFIPLAEKNGSIFDINEYVLVEACKQAKHWHVKGLPIKISVNISPQQFYHQKNLSEVVQSALEVSGLDGSYLELEITEAIVIHKRGTAIEKLNELKKLGVSISLDDFGTGYSSLSYLTDLPIDTIKIAREFIEKMDQRKEVQIILSSIVTMANELGKRLIIEGVEEMEQLRVLEDMKCYLMQGYLFYRPADAIKTNEILEQQLLKEHVSKE encoded by the coding sequence ATGAATCAGATTACATTCAGCAAACGGTTACTTGGTTTTATTCTCCTTACCATAGTGGGTTCGTATCTCTTCATATTTTTAGAAAGAGATTCTCCTGGCACCTTTCTTTACAATGCCGGAACCTTCCTTTACACCGTTATTCCTTTAGGTGCTTCCTTTATCTTATTAATTGCTTCCCGAAAAAGTCACAAGAAAGAAAAGAACTTTTGGCTCTTTTTGTCTTTAGGATACTTTTCAAGCTTTTTAGCAATTTTAGTGTGGGATTACTACGACTTCGTAAGAGATGTGGATGTGCCATTCCCGGGTATTCCTGATTTATTTTATATGATTCAATATGTCTTTTTCTTTAGTGCTTTACTTTACAGAGTGAAAGCGGGTAAAAGCAGAAGCCTTTTTACAAGGCAAATTATTGATATCCTTATCGTCATGCTCGTCGCTATTGCGTTTAGTTGGTCATTCTTGGTTCAACCTATCGTAACAAATCCCCAATTCGCCGGTATGTATCAATTTGTATCTATGGGCTATGCCATTGGTGACATAGGTTTACTTATTTTAGCATTCAGTATTCTTATTATGTCCCCTACCATGATCCAAAGAAACAGTTTAATCTTTATCTTTATGGGTCTAATTGTTCAAGCAGTGGCGGATTCGATTTACGTTTATCTTCAAGCTTCTGTTAGCTATACATCATGGAGCTATATTGATCCATTATACTTGTTTGCCTATATGTTAATTGGTTTTGCTGGTTATAACCGAATAAAGCTCGGTAATAGTGAATGCTTATTTATGGGTACAGATAGCAGAATGAAGATGAGTAGTACATTTCGCCTTTTGATTCCATATGGTGCCTTAGTTGCGCTTAGTATTTTTGTTTTAACGAGTGAAGATCATCATAACCATCTTATCCTTATTACATCTGTAATGTCTATGTGCTTAATTATCTTACGTCAAGTCCTTACGATAATAGAGAGTAAGCAATTTTTAAGACAGTATGAACAAAAGGAAAAAGAATTGAATTTTAACGAACAGAGATTCCGCTCCTTATTCGATCATAATGAAGATGCTGTCATTTCTTTAGACCGAGTAGGGCGAATCAATTCCATAAATGAACGAGCAATACAGTTATCAGGTTATCAGCCTCATGAAATAATAAGTGAACGACTTATGAACTTGTTAATGGAAAAAGATGTGGGACGCATAAGGAGACTCTTTAGGGTAGCCATATGTGGAAAATCTACCTCGGCAGAAGTGAAAGTGATCCTACATGATCAAGAAGAAAAGAGTTTATTTGTAACACTTGTACCCATTTTTATTGATGAAAAGGTGAAAGGTGTATTTTGTATTGCTAGAGACATTACCGAAAACAAAAAGAATGAAGAAAAAATTAGTTTTCTTGCCTATCACGACCCGTTAACCAATTTACCTAACCGTAGACTTTTTGAAGAAAAATTATCGAAAGCAATAGAAAATGCGAAACAAAAAAACACAACACTGGCCACTTTATTTATCGATCTAGACTTTTTTAAAGTAATCAACGATCATTTCGGACATGAAACCGGAGATATTATTCTCGTTCAGGTAGCCCGAAGAATTCAAGGGACCTTGCTTCCACAAGACATGGTAATGAGACATGCGGGAGACGAATTTATTGTTATGTTAATGGACCGGCAAACGGAGCATGAAGTGGAACAGGTGGCCAGAAAGATCAGTGAGCGAATTAGTGAACCATTCATAGTTGGAAGACATGAGATTAGAGTCACCTCTAGCATCGGAATATCCCTATTGTCTGATGAGGTATCAGATCCAGAGAAGCTTATTCGAAATGCAGATATTGCGATGTATCGTAGTAAGGGACAAGGTAAAAATCAATATTGCTTCTATGAAGAGGAGAAAGAGGAGCAATCTTCACGGGATTTAACCATTGAGAAGGAATTAGGTACGGTATTACAAACCAATCAGCTTACCGTCTACTATCAGCCACAGTTAAACATAATGGATGGCAACATCGTTGGGATGGAAGCGCTCGTACGCTGGATACATCCAGAGCTTGGAATGATATCTCCAAACGAATTCATTCCTTTAGCCGAAAAAAATGGATCGATCTTTGATATTAATGAATATGTGCTTGTGGAAGCTTGTAAGCAAGCAAAGCACTGGCATGTGAAAGGACTTCCTATTAAAATATCGGTAAATATCTCACCACAGCAATTTTATCATCAAAAAAACCTGTCAGAAGTGGTCCAAAGTGCTCTTGAGGTTTCGGGACTTGACGGATCCTATTTAGAGTTAGAAATAACAGAAGCGATTGTCATTCATAAGCGTGGTACAGCAATCGAAAAATTAAATGAATTAAAGAAATTAGGGGTCTCTATTTCCTTAGATGACTTTGGTACAGGATACTCATCCTTATCTTATTTAACGGATTTACCAATTGATACGATAAAAATTGCTCGTGAATTTATTGAAAAAATGGATCAACGCAAGGAAGTTCAAATTATCCTTTCCTCAATCGTAACGATGGCAAATGAGCTAGGAAAAAGATTGATTATTGAAGGGGTAGAAGAGATGGAGCAGCTCCGTGTGTTAGAGGATATGAAATGTTATCTGATGCAAGGATATTTATTCTACCGTCCAGCTGATGCTATAAAGACAAATGAGATTTTAGAACAGCAGTTGTTAAAGGAACATGTATCTAAAGAGTAA
- a CDS encoding DNA-3-methyladenine glycosylase I, with amino-acid sequence MKRCWDVKETLYQDYHDHEWGVPVYDDQTLFEMLILEGAQAGLNWFTILQKRENYRKAFDQFDATKIAKYDEKKVEELLSNSGIIRNKLKIRSTITNAKLFLDIQKEFGSFKDYIWQFVGGEPIINHRKNLSEVPVTTKESDRMSKDLKKRGFKFVGSTICYSYMQAVGMIDDHLVDCDIRKQRLS; translated from the coding sequence ATGAAACGATGCTGGGATGTTAAAGAAACTTTATATCAAGACTACCATGATCATGAGTGGGGAGTACCTGTCTATGATGACCAAACACTATTTGAAATGCTTATTCTGGAAGGGGCTCAAGCAGGGTTAAACTGGTTCACGATATTGCAAAAGCGCGAAAATTATAGAAAGGCATTTGATCAATTTGATGCAACAAAAATAGCAAAATACGATGAAAAGAAAGTAGAAGAATTACTATCTAATTCAGGTATAATCCGTAACAAATTGAAAATTAGATCGACGATTACAAATGCGAAGCTATTTCTTGATATACAGAAAGAATTCGGCAGCTTTAAAGACTATATCTGGCAATTTGTCGGGGGAGAACCCATTATTAATCATAGGAAGAACCTTTCTGAAGTACCTGTCACGACGAAAGAAAGTGATAGGATGAGTAAAGACTTAAAGAAACGTGGATTTAAATTTGTTGGTTCGACGATTTGCTATTCATACATGCAAGCGGTAGGAATGATAGATGATCATCTCGTAGACTGTGATATTCGAAAACAAAGATTGTCATAA
- a CDS encoding TetR/AcrR family transcriptional regulator, whose protein sequence is MAVKPGITLEDIISVSIDIADQHGVSEISLSTVSKKLGIRSPSLYNHVNGLSGLKAALAHYGTKRLYEAMADAAIGKSGEDAIYATTTAYIDFARNNPGLYEAVSIAVKLDSDVVQKEADKILQLMVRLLRTFHLPEDLLVHQVRILRAFLHGFVTIEQDKGFGIPLDVDESLQIGLDTIIAGIKSKSNQTEERE, encoded by the coding sequence ATGGCAGTGAAACCCGGTATTACGCTAGAGGACATCATATCTGTAAGCATCGATATCGCAGATCAACATGGGGTATCAGAAATTTCCCTTTCCACTGTTTCTAAAAAATTGGGTATCCGATCTCCATCGCTCTATAACCATGTAAATGGACTTTCCGGTTTAAAGGCGGCACTTGCCCATTACGGTACGAAACGATTATACGAGGCAATGGCTGATGCTGCTATCGGAAAATCAGGGGAGGATGCCATTTACGCAACCACTACAGCGTATATAGATTTTGCCCGAAATAATCCAGGATTATATGAGGCAGTATCCATTGCGGTGAAACTTGATAGCGATGTAGTACAAAAGGAGGCAGATAAAATCCTTCAATTAATGGTAAGACTACTACGCACTTTTCATTTACCAGAGGACCTCCTTGTACATCAAGTCCGAATTCTTCGAGCTTTTCTGCACGGATTCGTTACAATCGAACAAGACAAAGGCTTTGGCATACCGCTTGATGTTGATGAGTCGTTACAAATTGGACTAGATACAATTATAGCGGGAATTAAATCCAAGTCTAACCAAACTGAGGAAAGGGAGTAA
- a CDS encoding NAD(P)/FAD-dependent oxidoreductase: MKEKEKKEIFDVTIIGGGTTGLFAAFYCGMRGLTTKVLEGSSFLGGKVAQFYPEKNIYDVGGLPVVSGTDLVEQMKKQAVLHDPEILLNQYVEAIQQVEGKGFEITTQQGDAHYSKTILLTTGFGTYNPVPLEHKDAKEFEETSIHYMMGDLRRFKDKHVAIYSNQRAGVDWALSLGEVAKHVYLFCTEEQFQHVVEADLEKVQQSKNIDLVYDATIGELQGERGSLNGITIISKGASSSYSVDDMLVYQGVKMIPAPFSDWQLEAEKGRLIVDQGMATSVPGIFAAGDGVQYDKKSMLIATGYSEVITALNSLAKYIDPKAPAQVYSTVEYRYKK, encoded by the coding sequence ATGAAGGAAAAGGAAAAGAAAGAGATTTTCGATGTTACGATTATAGGAGGCGGTACGACAGGATTATTCGCTGCCTTTTACTGTGGAATGAGAGGACTGACAACGAAAGTGTTGGAAGGATCATCCTTTCTAGGAGGTAAGGTCGCACAATTTTACCCAGAAAAAAACATTTATGATGTTGGAGGTCTTCCGGTTGTTTCAGGGACAGATCTCGTGGAGCAAATGAAGAAACAAGCTGTTCTACATGATCCAGAGATCCTTCTCAATCAATACGTGGAAGCTATTCAACAGGTCGAAGGAAAAGGATTTGAAATAACGACACAACAAGGAGACGCTCACTATTCTAAAACGATTCTACTTACAACAGGCTTTGGTACATATAATCCAGTTCCACTAGAACATAAGGATGCCAAGGAGTTTGAAGAAACAAGTATTCACTATATGATGGGAGATCTAAGACGCTTTAAAGATAAGCATGTTGCCATTTACTCCAATCAAAGAGCGGGGGTAGATTGGGCCTTATCTTTAGGGGAGGTAGCGAAGCATGTTTATCTGTTTTGTACAGAGGAACAATTCCAGCATGTGGTTGAAGCAGACTTAGAAAAAGTCCAGCAATCTAAAAATATTGATCTTGTTTATGATGCTACGATTGGAGAGCTTCAAGGGGAAAGGGGATCCTTAAACGGTATCACAATTATCTCGAAGGGAGCGTCTTCTTCGTATTCCGTTGATGATATGCTCGTTTATCAAGGGGTAAAAATGATACCTGCCCCTTTTTCGGATTGGCAGTTAGAAGCAGAAAAGGGTCGATTAATAGTCGACCAAGGAATGGCAACTTCTGTTCCAGGAATATTCGCTGCGGGGGATGGAGTTCAATATGACAAAAAATCTATGCTGATTGCAACTGGCTATAGTGAGGTAATCACAGCGTTAAATAGTCTCGCAAAGTATATAGATCCAAAAGCCCCAGCACAAGTTTATAGTACTGTTGAATATCGATATAAAAAATGA
- a CDS encoding F510_1955 family glycosylhydrolase, translating into MKKLLIFSILIFYPVTVFAHGNEHEATSSTPNYTLIITLVLLVATLFISIYLWRKISKVLKIALVSFFILLGILTTFLLLKSNEDNPVTFTHIHGLGFSSDGTELLVPSHHGLNILHEDGHWTSASDFPQHDYMGFSPTDNGFYSSGHPDPETDLKNPLGIIKSTDGGESIDFLTLYGEVDFHGMTVGYETHDIYVFNPQPNSILTEPGFYYSTDEAKTWTRSSLTNMTGQATSLSAHPSTSGTVIVGTDQGAFLSNDYGKTMDKIGDFQDVRSVYMDHEDKIWVSSYLNQKPTLSRLDSSSNHWENISLPEDIEAPILYVQQNPKNLDQIVIATENRDIFISNDKANSWEVSVREGIAVKP; encoded by the coding sequence TTGAAAAAACTCTTGATATTCTCCATTCTCATATTTTATCCGGTTACCGTATTTGCTCATGGTAACGAACATGAGGCTACCTCCTCTACACCGAATTACACTCTTATTATTACATTGGTTTTATTGGTCGCAACTCTTTTCATCAGTATCTATTTATGGAGAAAGATTAGTAAAGTACTAAAAATTGCTCTTGTATCTTTCTTTATTTTGTTAGGAATTCTTACAACATTTCTCCTGTTAAAGTCAAACGAAGACAATCCTGTTACCTTTACCCATATTCATGGTTTAGGTTTTTCAAGTGATGGTACAGAACTGTTGGTACCCTCTCATCACGGGCTAAATATTCTACACGAAGATGGTCATTGGACATCGGCAAGTGACTTCCCACAGCACGATTATATGGGGTTTTCCCCTACTGACAATGGATTTTATAGTAGTGGCCACCCTGATCCTGAAACAGATTTAAAAAATCCCTTGGGTATCATAAAAAGTACAGATGGTGGGGAGAGTATAGATTTTTTAACTCTCTATGGGGAAGTTGACTTTCACGGTATGACGGTCGGATACGAAACCCATGACATTTATGTATTCAATCCACAGCCAAATTCTATATTGACGGAGCCTGGATTCTATTATTCTACAGATGAAGCGAAAACATGGACCAGGAGTAGTCTTACCAATATGACGGGTCAAGCTACAAGTTTGTCTGCGCACCCCTCTACTTCTGGAACTGTTATTGTTGGAACAGATCAGGGAGCCTTTTTATCCAACGACTATGGAAAGACAATGGATAAGATAGGGGATTTCCAGGATGTTCGAAGCGTGTATATGGATCATGAAGATAAGATATGGGTTAGCTCCTACCTTAACCAAAAACCAACATTATCCAGATTAGATTCTTCATCCAATCATTGGGAGAATATAAGTCTACCCGAGGATATAGAAGCACCGATTTTGTATGTGCAACAAAATCCAAAAAACCTCGATCAAATCGTTATCGCTACGGAAAACAGAGATATTTTTATATCAAATGATAAAGCAAACTCTTGGGAAGTAAGCGTTAGGGAAGGAATAGCCGTAAAACCATAA
- a CDS encoding putative holin-like toxin has protein sequence MTPLSLYQTFMVLFSSGTFLIAMLALIINMINKK, from the coding sequence GTGACGCCTTTGAGTTTGTATCAAACTTTTATGGTGCTTTTTAGTTCCGGTACGTTTTTGATTGCAATGCTCGCGTTGATTATCAATATGATCAACAAAAAATAG
- the thiC gene encoding phosphomethylpyrimidine synthase ThiC, with protein sequence MATTSLNEKSISIMSSFSGSKKVYIEGSRPDIKVPMREIELSPTSGAFGEEENPPVRVYDTSGPYTDTNYSVDIIKGLPPLRSTWIHERGDVEEYEGREVKAEDNGYKDENDPRANHNVFPGLKRKPLRAKKGGNVTQLHYARKGIITPEMEFIALRENMKPEFVREEVARGRAIIPSNINHPEAEPMIIGRNFHVKINANIGNSAVSSSIEEEVEKMTWATRWGADNIMDLSTGKNIHTTREWIIRNSAVPVGTVPIYQALEKVNGVAEDLTWEVYRDTLIEQAEQGVDYFTIHAGVLLRYVPLTVKRLTGIVSRGGSIMAQWCLHHHKESFLYTHFEEICKIMKTYDVAFSLGDGLRPGSIADANDEAQFAELETLGELTKIAWEHDVQVMVEGPGHVPMHLIKENMDKQLEVCKEAPFYTLGPLTTDIAPGYDHITSAIGAAMIGWYGTAMLCYVTPKEHLGLPNRDDVREGVITYKIAAHAADLAKGHPGAHKRDDALSKARFEFRWRDQFNLSLDPERALEYHDETLPAEGAKTAHFCSMCGPKFCSMRISQDIRNYATENKLYTKEAIEKGMKDKAMEFKQSGGNIYQ encoded by the coding sequence ATGGCAACAACTTCATTAAACGAAAAAAGCATTTCCATCATGTCTAGTTTTTCAGGTAGTAAAAAAGTTTATATTGAAGGCTCAAGACCCGATATCAAGGTACCAATGCGTGAAATTGAACTAAGTCCTACATCGGGCGCTTTTGGTGAAGAAGAAAATCCACCAGTTCGTGTCTATGATACAAGCGGACCTTATACGGATACTAATTATTCAGTTGATATTATAAAAGGTCTTCCTCCTCTTCGAAGCACATGGATTCATGAACGAGGAGATGTTGAGGAATATGAAGGAAGAGAAGTTAAGGCTGAAGACAATGGATATAAGGATGAGAATGACCCTCGTGCTAATCATAATGTGTTCCCGGGTTTAAAGCGTAAACCCTTACGTGCAAAAAAAGGTGGAAATGTCACACAACTTCATTATGCAAGGAAGGGCATCATCACTCCTGAGATGGAATTTATCGCATTAAGGGAAAATATGAAACCTGAATTTGTGCGTGAAGAAGTTGCAAGAGGTCGAGCAATTATCCCTTCTAATATCAATCATCCAGAGGCAGAGCCTATGATCATAGGACGTAATTTCCATGTTAAGATCAACGCAAATATTGGGAATTCTGCTGTTTCATCCTCCATCGAAGAAGAGGTCGAAAAAATGACATGGGCCACACGTTGGGGTGCTGATAACATTATGGACCTATCAACAGGGAAAAACATTCATACAACAAGGGAATGGATTATTCGCAATTCAGCTGTTCCTGTAGGAACCGTTCCTATCTACCAAGCACTTGAAAAAGTAAATGGTGTTGCCGAAGACCTCACATGGGAGGTTTACCGTGATACTTTGATTGAGCAAGCTGAGCAAGGCGTGGATTACTTCACCATTCATGCTGGTGTTCTTTTGCGATATGTTCCGTTAACAGTAAAACGTTTAACAGGTATTGTATCCCGGGGTGGATCTATTATGGCACAATGGTGTCTTCACCACCACAAAGAAAGCTTTTTATATACTCACTTTGAAGAAATCTGTAAAATTATGAAAACTTATGATGTTGCATTCTCTTTAGGAGATGGCCTACGTCCTGGTTCAATTGCTGATGCCAATGATGAAGCACAATTTGCGGAATTAGAAACTCTTGGAGAACTAACAAAAATTGCTTGGGAGCATGATGTACAGGTAATGGTTGAAGGTCCTGGTCACGTACCAATGCACCTTATAAAAGAAAACATGGACAAACAACTGGAGGTTTGTAAGGAAGCTCCTTTCTACACTCTAGGGCCACTTACAACTGACATAGCTCCTGGCTATGATCATATTACATCTGCGATTGGTGCAGCCATGATTGGTTGGTATGGTACGGCTATGCTTTGCTATGTAACACCAAAAGAACATTTAGGTTTACCAAACCGAGATGATGTACGTGAAGGTGTTATAACTTATAAAATAGCTGCGCATGCTGCTGATTTAGCAAAAGGACATCCAGGCGCACACAAAAGAGATGATGCCTTATCAAAAGCTCGTTTCGAATTCCGTTGGAGAGATCAGTTTAATTTATCATTGGATCCTGAACGCGCTTTGGAATATCATGATGAAACGTTACCTGCAGAAGGTGCAAAAACAGCGCATTTCTGTTCAATGTGTGGGCCGAAATTTTGTAGCATGAGAATTTCTCAAGATATTCGTAATTACGCGACAGAAAATAAGCTTTATACGAAGGAAGCTATCGAAAAGGGTATGAAGGATAAAGCTATGGAGTTTAAACAATCTGGGGGTAACATTTATCAGTAA
- a CDS encoding MBL fold metallo-hydrolase produces MKVKSKGSLHQIIFFPSIFPVNCYLVEEKSSLLLIDAALPKKADAILNVAAKIGKPITHIILTHAHGDHVGSLDELKERLPNARVAISERDARLLAGDKSLDPGEGTLPIKGDVPKGVKTRADLFIKEGDKIGSLRAVATPGHTPGSMSFLDERTNFLIVGDAFQTRSSIAVSGTLVPLFPFPAFATWNKEVALQSAKKIAALSPNLLAVGHGKMLSNPAHDIEKAIYKAEKERVKWQ; encoded by the coding sequence ATGAAGGTGAAATCAAAGGGTTCGTTACATCAAATTATCTTTTTCCCTTCTATCTTCCCGGTAAATTGCTATTTAGTCGAGGAAAAAAGTTCTCTACTCCTAATTGATGCAGCATTACCAAAAAAAGCGGATGCGATTCTGAATGTTGCCGCAAAGATAGGAAAACCTATCACCCACATTATCTTAACCCATGCACATGGGGATCACGTGGGATCGTTGGATGAATTAAAAGAACGATTACCCAACGCTAGAGTGGCCATTTCCGAACGAGACGCTCGTTTGTTAGCAGGAGATAAAAGCCTTGATCCAGGGGAAGGGACATTACCTATTAAAGGTGATGTACCGAAGGGAGTAAAAACTAGAGCAGACCTGTTCATTAAAGAAGGAGATAAAATTGGCTCATTGAGAGCGGTCGCCACACCTGGTCATACTCCTGGTTCTATGTCTTTTTTAGACGAACGAACCAACTTTCTAATTGTAGGGGATGCTTTTCAGACGAGATCCTCCATTGCCGTTTCTGGCACCCTAGTTCCTTTGTTTCCCTTTCCAGCTTTTGCTACATGGAACAAAGAGGTCGCTTTACAAAGTGCCAAGAAAATCGCCGCCCTTTCTCCTAACCTGTTAGCGGTAGGGCATGGGAAAATGCTTTCAAATCCTGCACACGATATAGAAAAGGCAATATACAAAGCAGAAAAGGAGAGAGTTAAATGGCAGTGA
- a CDS encoding type IA DNA topoisomerase, protein MGTTLILAEKPSVAKNIADALHIKGKQDGFIEGNGYIITWAFGHLLELYDAKDYDAKMTRWKLENFPFIPSRFEYKVKRNPRNRSKADPGAYKQYRTIKTLLNRTDVEQIISACDYDREGQLIADSILENIGTSKRVYRLLINEWTEREVLEGLKQVRPNEQLKPLRDAGITRQWTDWVIGINLTSVATLKYQVGRGKALNIGRVLLPTLKIIYDRDKEIKDFKSKDYFKLVGTFHTANEETYQAVYTEGKKDKFEDKNSLLELQKAIEHQRGTIVDKQVERKKEYAPWLFNLSNLQGDITNKYKGWTSDKVLKVAQTLYEKKYITYPRTSSTALDESLVGKTKRVLDVLAEDLPYKDELRFTRSKRIFNNQKVESHSAIIPTYLKPKRLTPDQQVVYDAVKNRFLVQFMPIAEYEETILTTKIVKHVMSGIFISKGRVQITEGWKKVEKIQSQQVELPYVSIGEAVILEKAEVTAHATKPPKQHTEKTLLKVMETCGKGYKDDQEEDGVIEVLKGFSIGTPATRAETIKKLKDVGYITSNQKFLTCTDKGVKLVETFPIQELFDLEYTGRLEKTLADIEKGTVTKQALLDMIFAFTKDSVEKIKQDQSITISEVKSSSGTKEKLGQCPACGGSIIEGKKGFGCSNWKKGCTFVIWKNDKFLATMKKRPTKTMVQSLLKNKVAYVKGLTSKKGSKFNAYLRYEKNPDNSYYSWSMEFKK, encoded by the coding sequence ATGGGAACGACACTTATCTTAGCAGAAAAGCCGTCTGTCGCGAAGAACATCGCAGACGCATTACATATAAAAGGAAAGCAGGATGGATTTATCGAAGGGAACGGCTATATCATCACATGGGCTTTTGGTCATCTATTAGAGCTTTACGATGCCAAAGACTACGATGCGAAAATGACACGTTGGAAGTTGGAAAATTTTCCGTTCATTCCTTCCAGGTTTGAATACAAAGTGAAACGTAATCCGAGAAATAGAAGCAAAGCGGATCCTGGAGCATATAAACAATACCGCACTATAAAGACTCTCCTCAACCGTACGGACGTCGAGCAGATTATTTCGGCGTGTGACTACGACCGAGAAGGGCAGTTAATTGCCGATAGTATTTTAGAAAATATCGGGACTTCGAAGCGGGTGTATCGTCTCCTCATTAATGAATGGACAGAGCGGGAAGTACTAGAAGGTTTAAAACAAGTGAGACCGAACGAACAGTTAAAGCCACTCCGTGATGCAGGTATAACAAGACAATGGACAGACTGGGTAATCGGTATCAACTTAACCTCTGTTGCTACGTTGAAGTATCAAGTTGGGCGTGGGAAAGCATTAAACATCGGAAGAGTTCTACTACCAACTTTAAAAATTATTTATGATCGGGATAAAGAAATAAAAGATTTTAAATCTAAGGACTATTTTAAGCTAGTAGGTACATTCCATACAGCAAATGAGGAAACTTATCAAGCCGTTTATACAGAAGGCAAGAAGGATAAGTTTGAGGATAAGAATTCCTTGCTAGAATTGCAAAAAGCTATAGAGCACCAGCGTGGAACCATTGTCGACAAGCAAGTAGAACGTAAAAAAGAATATGCTCCTTGGTTGTTCAACCTGTCTAATTTACAGGGGGATATTACGAATAAGTACAAAGGGTGGACTTCGGATAAGGTGTTGAAGGTAGCTCAAACGTTGTATGAGAAAAAATACATTACGTATCCCCGAACGTCAAGTACTGCACTAGACGAGAGTTTAGTCGGTAAAACGAAGCGGGTGTTAGATGTTTTAGCAGAAGATTTACCATACAAAGATGAGCTGCGATTTACGAGGTCGAAGCGTATTTTTAATAATCAAAAGGTAGAAAGTCATAGCGCCATCATACCAACCTATTTAAAACCAAAGCGATTAACGCCGGATCAGCAGGTTGTTTATGATGCCGTTAAAAACCGCTTTCTCGTTCAATTTATGCCTATTGCGGAATATGAAGAAACGATATTGACAACCAAAATAGTAAAACACGTTATGTCGGGTATCTTTATTTCCAAAGGACGAGTTCAAATCACAGAAGGCTGGAAAAAGGTTGAAAAGATCCAATCCCAGCAAGTTGAATTGCCTTACGTATCTATTGGGGAAGCTGTTATCTTAGAAAAGGCAGAGGTAACGGCCCATGCAACCAAACCACCAAAGCAACATACCGAAAAAACATTGTTGAAGGTTATGGAAACATGCGGGAAGGGTTACAAAGATGATCAAGAGGAAGACGGGGTAATAGAGGTCCTTAAAGGCTTCAGTATTGGGACTCCAGCAACGAGAGCGGAAACAATAAAAAAACTAAAGGATGTTGGGTACATCACCTCCAATCAGAAGTTTTTAACGTGTACGGATAAGGGAGTGAAGCTTGTAGAAACCTTTCCGATACAAGAACTTTTTGATTTAGAATATACGGGCCGATTAGAAAAAACACTTGCTGATATTGAGAAAGGTACCGTAACAAAGCAAGCCTTACTAGACATGATCTTTGCTTTTACTAAAGATTCGGTAGAAAAAATAAAACAAGACCAATCCATTACGATAAGTGAAGTGAAATCTTCATCTGGAACTAAAGAAAAATTGGGGCAGTGTCCAGCATGTGGTGGCTCTATTATCGAAGGCAAAAAGGGATTTGGTTGTAGCAATTGGAAGAAAGGTTGTACGTTTGTAATATGGAAGAATGATAAATTTTTAGCTACTATGAAAAAGAGACCAACGAAGACGATGGTCCAGTCTTTGTTAAAAAATAAAGTTGCTTATGTAAAAGGGTTAACGAGTAAGAAAGGATCGAAGTTTAATGCCTATCTCCGTTATGAAAAGAACCCGGATAACTCTTATTATAGCTGGAGTATGGAGTTTAAAAAGTAG